One part of the Mangrovibacillus cuniculi genome encodes these proteins:
- the dnaN gene encoding DNA polymerase III subunit beta: protein MKFTIQRDLFVQSIQDVMKAVSTRTTIPILTGIKLIASEEGITLTGSDSDISIESFIPVEEDGKVLVEVQETGGVVLQAKFFSEIVKKLPGTDIEMEITQGFQTVIRSGSAEFNLNGLDPREYPHLPQIAEEHVFKMPADLLRALIRQTVFAVSTSETRPILTGVNWQISDSQLTCVATDSHRLAMRTAPIEESLSEEYNVVIPGKSLTELSKIVDDTTDPVDIVITENQILFKTKHILFFSRLLEGNYPDTSRLIPSESKTTMSIKTKEFLQAIDRASLLAREGRNNVVKLATEVNNSVEVSSDSPEIGKVVEHIQTSNMEGEELRISFSAKYMMDALKAVEGTEITIQFTGAMRPFILRPLDDESILQLILPVRTY from the coding sequence TTGAAATTTACTATCCAACGAGATTTGTTTGTTCAAAGTATTCAAGATGTAATGAAAGCTGTTTCTACTAGAACAACCATCCCAATATTAACTGGTATTAAACTGATTGCTAGCGAAGAAGGTATTACACTAACTGGTAGCGATTCTGATATTTCAATTGAATCATTTATTCCAGTCGAGGAAGACGGTAAAGTACTTGTTGAAGTACAAGAAACAGGTGGGGTAGTATTACAAGCTAAGTTCTTCAGTGAAATAGTAAAGAAACTTCCTGGAACTGATATAGAAATGGAAATTACTCAAGGTTTTCAAACTGTTATACGATCAGGTTCAGCGGAGTTTAATCTAAATGGATTAGATCCAAGAGAGTACCCACATCTTCCGCAAATTGCAGAAGAACATGTTTTTAAAATGCCAGCAGATTTGTTAAGGGCTCTAATAAGACAAACTGTATTTGCAGTGTCCACGTCAGAAACACGCCCTATCTTGACAGGTGTAAACTGGCAGATAAGTGATTCACAATTAACGTGTGTTGCTACTGATAGTCATAGATTAGCGATGAGAACAGCACCAATAGAAGAGTCCCTATCAGAAGAATACAATGTTGTTATTCCAGGAAAGTCACTAACGGAATTAAGTAAAATTGTAGATGACACAACTGATCCTGTTGATATCGTTATTACAGAAAACCAGATTTTATTTAAAACAAAACACATTTTATTCTTCTCTAGATTGTTAGAAGGCAACTATCCTGATACAAGCAGGCTGATTCCTTCCGAGTCTAAAACTACTATGTCTATTAAAACAAAAGAGTTTCTACAAGCTATTGACCGTGCTTCTTTACTTGCGAGAGAGGGACGAAACAATGTTGTAAAACTAGCAACTGAAGTTAACAATAGTGTAGAAGTGAGCTCTGATTCTCCTGAAATCGGAAAGGTAGTAGAACATATCCAAACAAGTAACATGGAAGGGGAAGAGTTAAGAATCTCCTTTAGTGCGAAATACATGATGGATGCTCTTAAAGCAGTTGAAGGTACAGAAATTACTATTCAATTTACTGGAGCAATGAGACCATTTATTCTCCGTCCATTGGATGATGAGTCCATCTTGCAACTTATCTTGCCAGTAAGAACATATTAA
- the yaaA gene encoding S4 domain-containing protein YaaA has protein sequence MQTPVAISTEYIALGQFLKLADVISTGGMAKWFLSEHEIFINGEQDQRRGRKLYPDDHVEIPGFGSFIVVEEE, from the coding sequence ATGCAAACACCTGTAGCAATTTCAACAGAATATATTGCACTAGGTCAGTTCCTTAAATTAGCTGATGTCATTTCAACAGGTGGAATGGCAAAGTGGTTTTTGAGTGAACATGAAATTTTTATTAACGGGGAGCAAGATCAACGTCGAGGTAGAAAGCTATACCCTGATGACCATGTGGAAATACCAGGATTTGGATCATTTATCGTGGTAGAAGAGGAGTAG
- the recF gene encoding DNA replication/repair protein RecF (All proteins in this family for which functions are known are DNA-binding proteins that assist the filamentation of RecA onto DNA for the initiation of recombination or recombinational repair.), whose amino-acid sequence MFITDLTLKQYRNYDDLHVKFQNQVNVFIGENAQGKTNVMESIYVLAMAKSHRTANDKELIQWEKDYAKIEGRLHKSNGQAPLEIIISKKGKKAKYNHLEQSKLSQYVGNMNVVMFAPEDLNLVKGSPQVRRRFIDMEIGQVSAVYLHDISQYQKIVQQRNHYLKLLQTRKTTDETMLEVLTEQFIQVAVKILQKRFEFLQKLQEWAEPIHTGISRGKEALRIAYQPSVGVLESMDSSMLIEKYEEMYNHKKEKEKERGVTLFGPHRDDITFFVNDRDVQTYGSQGQQRTTALSVKLAEIELIHSETREYPILLLDDVLSELDDYRQSHLLNTIQGKVQTFVTTTSVDGIDHQTLKEAATYQVDSGTITY is encoded by the coding sequence ATGTTTATAACGGATCTTACTCTTAAGCAGTATCGAAACTATGATGACTTGCATGTTAAGTTTCAAAATCAAGTAAACGTATTTATTGGGGAGAATGCTCAAGGAAAGACCAACGTCATGGAGTCTATCTATGTCTTAGCAATGGCAAAATCACATCGAACAGCAAATGATAAAGAATTGATTCAATGGGAGAAGGATTATGCTAAAATAGAAGGTAGACTACATAAATCTAACGGTCAGGCCCCACTTGAAATTATCATTTCAAAAAAAGGGAAAAAGGCTAAGTATAATCATTTAGAACAATCCAAACTAAGTCAGTATGTTGGAAACATGAATGTAGTTATGTTTGCCCCGGAAGATTTAAATCTTGTTAAAGGTAGCCCACAAGTAAGACGACGTTTTATTGATATGGAAATTGGACAAGTCTCTGCGGTGTACCTACACGATATTAGTCAGTATCAAAAAATAGTTCAGCAACGAAATCATTATTTAAAGCTTTTGCAAACGCGTAAGACGACGGATGAAACTATGCTAGAAGTACTAACAGAGCAATTCATTCAGGTCGCGGTAAAAATATTGCAAAAGCGTTTTGAATTTCTTCAAAAACTACAAGAGTGGGCAGAGCCAATTCATACTGGAATCTCCAGAGGGAAAGAAGCCTTAAGAATTGCTTACCAGCCTTCAGTAGGTGTATTAGAGAGCATGGATTCGTCTATGCTTATAGAGAAGTATGAGGAAATGTATAATCACAAAAAAGAGAAAGAAAAAGAGCGTGGTGTAACCCTATTTGGTCCCCATAGAGACGATATTACTTTTTTTGTAAATGATAGAGATGTGCAAACGTATGGTTCACAAGGGCAGCAACGTACAACTGCACTATCTGTAAAGCTAGCAGAAATTGAACTTATTCATTCGGAAACAAGAGAATACCCTATCTTATTATTGGATGATGTTCTTTCTGAGTTAGATGACTATAGGCAATCGCACCTTTTAAATACTATTCAAGGTAAAGTACAAACTTTTGTCACAACAACCAGTGTGGATGGGATTGACCATCAAACGTTGAAAGAGGCAGCAACGTATCAAGTAGATTCCGGTACTATTACGTACTAG
- the remB gene encoding extracellular matrix regulator RemB, with protein MYIHIGGDKMLQTKDILTMIDYSSVIESTINAEFTNQHREKVEVSTNAPKTIIVTENILYYSPLATQTIQKRIMQQQVNRG; from the coding sequence ATGTACATTCATATTGGTGGGGACAAAATGTTGCAGACAAAAGATATACTAACGATGATTGATTATTCTAGTGTAATAGAGTCAACTATTAATGCAGAATTTACTAATCAACATAGAGAAAAAGTAGAAGTATCTACTAATGCACCGAAAACAATTATTGTAACAGAAAATATACTTTACTATTCTCCATTAGCTACTCAAACGATCCAGAAACGAATCATGCAACAGCAAGTAAATAGAGGTTAG
- the gyrB gene encoding DNA topoisomerase (ATP-hydrolyzing) subunit B, with amino-acid sequence MDDKLQPQSYDENQIQVLEGLEAVRKRPGMYIGSTSGKGLHHLVWEIVDNSIDEALAGYCDEINVTIEKDNSITVRDNGRGIPVGIHEKMGRPAVEVIMTVLHAGGKFGGGGYKVSGGLHGVGASVVNALSIETEVTVHRDGKVYYQKYERGVPAADLAVIGTTDITGTLTRFKPDPEIFTETTEYEFDTLANRIRELAFLNKGIKVTITDNRLDEPKENVYHYEGGIKSYVEHLNRSKEVLHSEPIFIEGDKDGITVEVALQYNDGYASNIYSFANNIHTYEGGTHESGFKTALTRVINDYARKHGVFKDSDANLTGEDVREGMTAIVSVKHPDPQFEGQTKTKLGNSEARTITDALFSEHFDKFLLENPTVARKVIDKGLMASRARLAAKKARELTRRKSALEVSSLPGKLADCSSRDPKISEIYVVEGDSAGGSAKQGRDRHFQAILPLRGKIINVEKARLDKILSNNEVRAIITALGTGIGEDFDIAKARYHKIVIMTDADVDGAHIRTLLLTFFYRYMRQIVEAGYVYIAQPPLYKIQQGKRIEYAYNEKQLEETLKMLNEIPKPGIQRYKGLGEMNPDQLWETTMDPETRTLLQVSLADAIEADETFEMLMGEKVEPRRDFIETNAAYVKNLDI; translated from the coding sequence ATGGACGATAAGCTCCAACCACAATCGTATGATGAAAATCAGATTCAAGTCTTAGAAGGACTAGAAGCGGTACGAAAACGACCTGGTATGTATATTGGCTCAACTAGTGGAAAAGGGTTGCACCATCTAGTATGGGAGATTGTTGATAATAGTATTGATGAAGCATTAGCTGGGTACTGTGATGAAATTAATGTCACAATTGAAAAAGATAATAGCATTACTGTAAGAGATAATGGTCGTGGGATTCCTGTAGGTATACATGAAAAAATGGGAAGACCAGCAGTAGAAGTTATCATGACAGTTCTTCATGCAGGCGGAAAGTTCGGCGGTGGAGGCTATAAGGTTTCTGGAGGACTTCATGGGGTTGGAGCATCCGTTGTAAATGCACTTTCCATTGAAACAGAAGTTACAGTACATAGAGACGGTAAAGTCTACTATCAAAAATATGAGCGAGGAGTACCAGCAGCAGACTTAGCTGTTATTGGTACAACAGACATAACTGGAACTTTGACAAGATTTAAACCAGATCCTGAAATCTTTACGGAAACAACAGAATACGAATTTGATACACTTGCTAATCGTATTAGAGAGCTAGCGTTTTTAAATAAAGGTATTAAAGTAACGATTACCGATAATCGTTTAGACGAACCGAAAGAAAATGTTTACCACTATGAAGGTGGTATTAAGTCATATGTAGAACATTTAAATCGATCAAAAGAAGTTCTTCATAGTGAGCCAATTTTTATCGAAGGCGATAAAGACGGTATTACTGTAGAAGTAGCGCTTCAATATAACGATGGTTATGCAAGTAATATCTACTCATTCGCTAATAATATTCATACCTATGAAGGTGGAACACATGAGTCTGGTTTTAAAACAGCTCTAACACGTGTTATTAATGACTATGCAAGAAAACATGGTGTGTTCAAAGATAGTGATGCTAACTTAACGGGTGAAGATGTTCGTGAGGGTATGACAGCAATCGTTTCTGTAAAGCATCCAGATCCTCAGTTTGAAGGACAAACAAAAACAAAATTAGGTAACTCCGAAGCTCGTACCATTACAGATGCCTTATTCTCAGAGCACTTTGATAAGTTCTTATTAGAAAATCCAACTGTAGCTAGAAAAGTAATTGATAAAGGACTAATGGCTTCAAGAGCGCGTTTAGCTGCGAAAAAAGCACGTGAGTTGACACGTCGTAAATCTGCATTAGAAGTTTCTAGTTTACCTGGTAAATTAGCTGATTGTTCTTCTCGTGATCCTAAAATTAGTGAAATTTACGTGGTGGAGGGTGACTCTGCAGGTGGTTCAGCAAAACAGGGTCGTGATCGTCACTTCCAAGCAATTCTTCCGTTACGTGGGAAAATTATTAACGTGGAGAAAGCGCGTTTAGATAAAATCTTATCTAATAACGAGGTGCGTGCAATCATTACAGCTCTTGGTACGGGAATAGGAGAAGATTTTGATATTGCGAAAGCTAGATATCATAAAATCGTCATTATGACAGATGCCGATGTAGATGGTGCGCACATTAGGACGCTTTTACTCACTTTCTTCTACAGATACATGCGACAAATTGTGGAAGCGGGATACGTGTATATTGCACAACCACCGTTATATAAAATTCAACAAGGTAAACGTATTGAATACGCTTATAACGAAAAACAATTAGAAGAAACATTAAAAATGTTGAATGAAATACCTAAACCAGGTATTCAACGATACAAAGGTCTGGGTGAGATGAATCCCGATCAGTTATGGGAAACGACAATGGACCCAGAAACAAGAACCCTACTTCAGGTAAGTCTTGCAGATGCAATCGAAGCAGATGAGACATTTGAAATGTTGATGGGTGAAAAAGTAGAACCACGTCGTGACTTTATCGAAACAAATGCAGCATACGTAAAGAACTTAGATATTTAA